A stretch of Prosthecobacter debontii DNA encodes these proteins:
- a CDS encoding immunoglobulin domain-containing protein has protein sequence MKLLHFLIPIALSVLTTATHTAWATAPEPVLVKNFDSYSGSYPADPAIFNGRLYFRARGLNPNLGAELWSSDGTDAGTILVKDVRPGANGSTPSNLTVVNNHLFFTGRNSSGHLDLFMMDEAENVSAKLSDQALSSATLSAFTRVNDRLFFVLMMANKAELWATDTPWNDGRVSRVADLQIPAGYNAYIRNIAVMDEWLYIAAERQDVLWRLNLETGGAPERIVTTTHGLPTGVYQILAHPDNSSRLFFTAYKGYDGNGHLYISEDGLRCTEIPLTLSTSLPFNLFNLKSVSNGVIFNVRVGSGQDEMDFLWRSDGQAGPGHTEPFLPGEDCVIKALVGERLYFVSASSSLYHLEAMNLDGSQRTILKTYATDPEVFQLHIEAETLYFIQKTGQGTNQEIWQTNGTPETTWRIPNATGPDTFKLLGNAITMDHRLYFSSGPPGNLPSALKVDLYSIPLVRDPELTFQLADQPSVSLTGSEPEITFGPVPVGQARGGILRLFNPGQRAITGLLALNNTSPHFQLDLQTDTLSPGQTLEVPMTFSPSTTGSLIDTFTFQGQTPLGQRQITLRTRGTGIASDGPPVFWPTALSDTGVLVGDSLTFTPEIVSPQPITAYVWKKGDVVVSEEAVFTLPSVQATDAGRYTLTVTHAGGASNTSALFSILVAQAPPPNQWFVLGDNVSLTSTLHGPAFPGVSYAWYKNDVRLSDGGRITRSTTPTLQISQSQAGDAGAYECRMTVLNAAGGPQTLRPGSIQLARLPEPSPLFPSAGYAHYLGETISVQFESDFPSTRWEFTSLPPGLSGSETGLVTGRPSAIKGLHPTTGKAEPYPVKVTTFNASGSRISTVPWTIHPTPAAGTHQALIGHNAALDEGKGLGSLLTLTTGYSTLFTGQLLHGGKVWRFKGSAVHDATWTTAPTFRCTIPRGKSLPALTLIIQTGPPPTATLQSADGQETATGPLRQQIDAFHARTVFHYPTSYYTCSLTPSTSSPDTPGGSGYLCLTQSTKGTMKWKGKLADGTAITGSGMLSLYQTSRPVAFPIHRDLYKLQGSIHGWVILNSKHETLPLPTFGGSLNWAKTVLSPNPKERPYREGFPAHDLTLSGGLYTPPARHELLFGLTASTSTEEDLVFSANKSNIRGGLFMQGVLLSSGNRVKLPRLEDFAFAYLQSLSFNAKVGTFKGRFEVRNPPKPILNRTATFEGILPNSLNAQAYGFYLLPDLPVGDGETLKNTALQSGRVELQSIAR, from the coding sequence GTGAAGCTGCTCCATTTCTTGATCCCCATCGCCCTGTCCGTACTGACCACCGCCACGCACACAGCTTGGGCCACGGCACCGGAGCCGGTGCTGGTGAAGAACTTCGACTCATACTCGGGTTCTTACCCTGCTGATCCAGCCATTTTCAACGGTCGCCTTTACTTTAGAGCCCGCGGACTCAATCCCAATCTGGGCGCTGAGCTCTGGAGCAGCGATGGCACGGACGCTGGCACGATTCTAGTGAAGGATGTCCGCCCAGGAGCGAACGGCAGCACCCCCAGCAACCTCACGGTGGTAAATAACCACTTATTCTTCACGGGTCGAAACAGTTCTGGTCATCTCGACCTGTTCATGATGGATGAGGCGGAAAACGTCAGCGCTAAGCTATCCGATCAAGCGCTCTCCAGCGCCACATTGAGTGCCTTCACAAGGGTCAATGATCGGTTATTCTTCGTGCTCATGATGGCTAATAAGGCGGAGCTCTGGGCCACCGATACGCCTTGGAATGACGGCCGAGTTTCCCGCGTGGCCGACCTGCAAATCCCCGCGGGATACAATGCCTATATAAGAAACATCGCCGTCATGGATGAATGGCTCTACATCGCCGCTGAAAGGCAGGACGTGTTGTGGAGGCTGAATCTAGAGACAGGCGGTGCTCCTGAGCGAATCGTAACCACAACCCATGGCCTCCCTACGGGTGTCTACCAAATCTTAGCTCACCCCGATAACAGCTCCCGACTCTTTTTCACAGCCTACAAGGGTTACGATGGAAATGGGCATCTCTACATCAGTGAAGACGGCCTGCGTTGCACCGAGATCCCGCTCACTCTCTCCACATCTCTTCCCTTTAACTTGTTCAATCTCAAATCCGTCTCCAACGGAGTGATTTTTAACGTGCGTGTGGGCTCTGGTCAGGATGAAATGGACTTCTTGTGGCGAAGCGATGGGCAAGCAGGCCCCGGCCATACCGAGCCTTTTTTACCAGGCGAAGACTGCGTCATCAAAGCCCTCGTGGGAGAACGCCTTTACTTCGTCAGCGCGTCCTCATCCCTCTACCATCTGGAGGCCATGAATCTCGATGGAAGTCAGCGCACGATCCTCAAAACCTATGCCACCGATCCTGAGGTCTTCCAGCTACACATCGAGGCTGAGACACTCTACTTCATTCAAAAAACCGGCCAAGGGACCAATCAGGAGATCTGGCAGACCAACGGCACTCCAGAAACCACGTGGCGAATCCCGAACGCCACCGGCCCCGATACCTTCAAGCTCTTGGGCAACGCCATCACGATGGATCATCGACTTTATTTTAGTTCGGGTCCACCTGGCAATCTGCCGTCAGCACTAAAGGTAGACCTCTACTCCATTCCCCTGGTGAGGGATCCAGAGCTGACGTTTCAGTTAGCCGATCAGCCCTCCGTATCGCTCACAGGGAGTGAACCCGAGATCACCTTTGGCCCCGTGCCCGTCGGTCAAGCTCGCGGTGGCATCCTGCGCTTATTCAATCCCGGTCAGCGGGCCATCACCGGTCTTCTGGCGCTCAACAACACATCACCGCATTTTCAGCTCGATCTTCAGACCGATACCCTGAGCCCAGGCCAAACCTTGGAAGTGCCCATGACCTTCAGCCCCAGCACCACGGGTTCCCTGATCGATACCTTCACCTTCCAGGGCCAGACACCGCTAGGCCAGAGGCAGATCACCCTGCGCACCCGCGGCACCGGCATCGCCAGCGATGGGCCCCCTGTCTTCTGGCCCACTGCGCTGAGTGATACCGGAGTCCTCGTGGGGGACTCCCTCACCTTTACACCCGAGATCGTCAGTCCACAGCCCATCACCGCTTACGTGTGGAAAAAGGGCGATGTCGTGGTCAGTGAAGAGGCTGTCTTTACCCTCCCCTCCGTGCAGGCCACCGATGCCGGGCGCTACACCCTCACCGTCACCCATGCAGGTGGAGCCTCCAACACCAGCGCCCTTTTTTCGATTCTTGTCGCCCAAGCTCCACCACCTAACCAATGGTTTGTCCTCGGTGATAACGTCAGCCTCACCAGCACTCTCCACGGGCCAGCTTTCCCAGGAGTGAGCTATGCCTGGTATAAAAACGATGTGCGGCTCAGCGATGGGGGCCGCATCACGCGGAGCACCACCCCCACGCTCCAGATCAGCCAATCTCAGGCGGGAGATGCCGGAGCCTATGAATGCCGCATGACCGTGCTGAATGCCGCAGGCGGGCCCCAGACACTGCGCCCAGGCAGCATCCAGCTCGCACGGTTGCCTGAGCCTTCGCCGCTCTTCCCCTCCGCTGGTTACGCTCATTATCTTGGAGAAACGATCAGTGTTCAGTTCGAGTCGGATTTCCCCAGCACCCGCTGGGAGTTCACCAGCCTCCCTCCAGGCCTATCCGGCAGTGAAACAGGACTCGTCACCGGGCGACCTAGCGCCATCAAAGGCCTGCATCCCACCACCGGCAAGGCTGAACCCTACCCGGTGAAGGTCACGACCTTCAATGCCAGCGGTAGCCGCATCAGCACCGTGCCCTGGACCATTCACCCCACCCCGGCGGCTGGCACCCATCAGGCTCTCATCGGGCACAATGCGGCCCTGGATGAAGGTAAGGGCCTCGGCAGCCTGCTCACGCTGACCACCGGCTACTCCACCCTCTTCACCGGCCAGCTCCTGCATGGAGGCAAGGTGTGGCGCTTCAAAGGCAGCGCCGTGCATGATGCCACCTGGACCACCGCCCCCACCTTCCGCTGCACCATCCCACGCGGCAAGAGCCTGCCTGCCCTGACCCTCATCATTCAGACCGGGCCACCCCCCACCGCCACCCTCCAGTCCGCAGATGGGCAGGAGACGGCCACGGGTCCGCTCCGACAGCAGATCGATGCTTTCCATGCCCGCACCGTCTTTCATTATCCCACGTCTTATTACACCTGTAGCCTCACCCCCAGCACCTCCAGCCCAGACACACCTGGCGGCAGCGGCTACCTCTGCCTCACTCAGAGCACCAAGGGCACGATGAAGTGGAAAGGTAAGCTCGCCGACGGCACCGCCATCACCGGCAGCGGCATGCTCTCCCTCTATCAGACGAGCCGCCCCGTCGCCTTCCCCATCCATCGGGATCTCTATAAACTCCAAGGCTCCATTCACGGCTGGGTCATCCTCAACTCCAAGCACGAGACCCTCCCTCTCCCCACCTTCGGTGGCAGCCTGAACTGGGCGAAAACGGTGCTCAGCCCCAACCCCAAGGAACGCCCCTATCGGGAGGGCTTCCCCGCGCATGACCTCACTCTGAGTGGCGGCCTCTACACCCCACCTGCACGCCATGAATTACTCTTTGGCCTAACGGCAAGCACCTCCACCGAAGAAGACCTCGTCTTCTCGGCCAACAAGTCCAACATTCGCGGCGGACTCTTCATGCAGGGTGTCCTGCTCAGCTCAGGCAACCGCGTCAAACTCCCTCGCTTGGAAGACTTCGCCTTCGCCTACCTTCAGAGTCTCAGCTTCAATGCCAAAGTCGGCACCTTCAAAGGCCGCTTCGAAGTCAGAAATCCACCCAAACCGATCCTCAACCGCACCGCCACCTTTGAAGGCATCTTACCGAACAGCCTGAATGCCCAAGCCTACGGCTTCTACCTCCTGCCTGACCTCCCCGTCGGTGACGGGGAAACGCTGAAGAACACCGCCCTCCAATCTGGCCGTGTGGAACTCCAATCCATCGCGCGCTGA
- a CDS encoding ELWxxDGT repeat protein codes for MSPSGILSACFSRLAACALTLTLGLGAPSVAVAMSPEAVLIKNIHSGEAPHQHPMEIRLTATRGNQIFTVLDDRMHGEELWVSDGTAAGTHLVKDVRPGILGAGITAVTVSGNQVFFTADDGVHGRELWVTDGSEAGTRMLADVFNPPTNSYGNTPLSITPFLKGVTFFARRQWGAFGLWFTDGTESGTLELVSSFFWNASYALEIPCMEAGGKFYFNPEGLGGSLWVTDGTVAGTHHLTDDETGGTSPVFLAPLGKSLLFSGSDDETGQELYKSNGTAKGTVLVKDLVPGTDSSMPMAMVQAGKKNYFLADHEGGISVMVTDGTEGGTRPVTVPEEMRGGGGAQTLALMGNVLLVPYLSHSGDGTLVGIDIRNHTCQLLLETEGISSYGQINSLVTTGTGTASRAYFTLLSGERRMLWVTDGTPAGTRPAAPRFSPEGEATCSLALAAAGSQVFFTASLPGQASTLWVSNGTEAGTRPVTEALVPTDADSFPQFLTPVGARLYFTAEDGEHGRELWFTDGPESSAQLVMDLRPGSLGSEPRDLVVREDILYFSAEDGSSGRELWRTDGTEAGTWVVKDIYPDSTGSEVSALHLFDDRLYFQATSPETGRALWISDGTEEGTVLLANLAEDTEGVKNASASLFTEHDGWLYFAVESDNAPDVRGIYRTDGTLENTTKLTSASHIETLFLRAPVSNTYGNIYPTETLLYFSTYEGGVRTIKYARLGQVAVSLHDFNGVGLAPPYRLSETSLRYQAGSDTYGLALASGARYSISTSPYETFLVRLNSQKADYLKSSNRELWLYHSNSPHVRLLISDVPLDPEIHLLVDGTLIFAQIHSDQTRSLWLTRGTVASTRRLSGLLYTETPRQDGQIMQRAGDALYFPAQSPAYGVELHGLSLVGRLEIIDVTQAESPMLLPDEATVDFGVAPLARTLRLRNAGLQDLPALALSLSEAEAPFTLSTTTVSSLAPGAESTVTLTFTGSTSGTHTTTLSLTDATEPAPAQPLQQSLTLTARRMEPGEAPVVWAQPASQIVLAGSEVSFQASLAYQGNLEHPAHWHEEGGPNEVIPTGGPIITGAGGTPQASDEPISSSTTLRVKAEKAARYQARLSSAASEHACLAIVKPAPQQSCGLIGQTVRLTCEATAPPGCTLSYQWYNYGDQPLASIDRIRGSRSATLEIHNLQVSDLTSYYSNGYYCVVTLHAPDRTVSLSNGITSLNILYPPQIQIPGYLNNFVGEEVSLQLHTNYPADRFTVKGLPPGLTMSASGLITGKPTKALPFSPTYGMAAPYRVTVSARNAAGVSEALTLTWLILPLWNPGSYDGLFERNGALDDGKGLGSRMQLTITSAGSISGQLQHEGKTYRFSTYHLTHLNSYTDSFDAEFPISLGKGKPPLTLIIPQGGGYQSMEATLELAEGTSAAGILYRTRATDLRYTLPPPYAYKKGTLRLTSQARQETDIVPQGQGYLSLSISGKGIAVWKGKLADGTALSGSANLTLTGPGDDGPSLALRQELYKGRASLLGWIVMGFPYDGALDFSGTLTWFKPAQPSTSKDRLYQDGIPLHDLQLMGGSYTPPARGEMLFGLTANEPGDTTPNLTFTASGSNLPDATFQQDLLLSAGHKIKLSPLSPDTPLRSLSFNPKTGTFKGSFTLLHESDKKLHRTATLEGILPNQMSDQASGFFLLPDLPEAEGETLKNTAIQSGKVEITLPEG; via the coding sequence ATGTCCCCCTCCGGTATTCTGTCCGCTTGTTTCAGTCGGCTTGCGGCTTGTGCACTGACCTTGACCCTCGGCCTGGGAGCACCATCTGTTGCAGTCGCGATGTCCCCGGAGGCGGTGCTGATCAAGAACATCCACTCGGGTGAGGCCCCACACCAGCATCCGATGGAGATTCGCCTCACGGCCACCCGTGGAAACCAGATCTTCACCGTCCTGGATGACCGCATGCATGGCGAGGAACTGTGGGTGAGCGATGGCACGGCGGCGGGCACGCACTTGGTGAAGGATGTGCGGCCCGGCATCTTGGGCGCAGGGATCACTGCGGTGACCGTCTCCGGCAATCAGGTCTTCTTCACCGCAGACGATGGCGTGCATGGGCGGGAACTTTGGGTCACGGATGGCAGCGAGGCGGGCACCCGCATGCTCGCCGACGTCTTCAATCCCCCGACGAACAGCTATGGCAACACTCCTCTCTCAATCACCCCCTTCCTGAAGGGCGTGACCTTCTTTGCCCGTCGGCAATGGGGTGCCTTCGGCCTATGGTTTACGGATGGCACGGAGTCGGGCACTCTGGAGCTGGTCTCCTCCTTTTTCTGGAATGCCTCCTACGCTCTGGAGATCCCCTGCATGGAGGCGGGTGGCAAGTTTTACTTCAATCCCGAAGGGCTGGGCGGCTCCCTCTGGGTCACCGATGGCACCGTGGCTGGGACGCACCACCTCACCGACGATGAAACCGGTGGCACGAGCCCTGTTTTCCTGGCGCCTCTGGGGAAAAGCCTGCTCTTCAGCGGCAGCGATGATGAAACCGGTCAAGAGCTCTACAAATCCAACGGCACGGCCAAGGGCACGGTCTTGGTCAAAGACCTCGTCCCCGGCACGGATTCCTCCATGCCGATGGCCATGGTGCAGGCGGGCAAAAAGAACTATTTCCTGGCGGATCATGAAGGCGGCATCAGCGTCATGGTCACCGATGGCACCGAAGGTGGCACCCGGCCGGTGACCGTGCCGGAGGAAATGCGTGGCGGCGGCGGTGCCCAGACGCTTGCCCTGATGGGGAATGTCCTGCTCGTGCCATACCTGAGCCACTCAGGCGATGGCACCTTGGTAGGCATCGATATCCGCAATCACACCTGCCAGTTGCTGCTGGAGACGGAGGGTATCTCGTCCTACGGCCAGATCAATTCCCTGGTCACGACCGGCACCGGCACGGCCAGTCGGGCTTACTTCACCCTGCTCTCGGGAGAGCGCCGTATGCTCTGGGTCACCGATGGCACCCCAGCAGGCACACGCCCGGCGGCCCCACGCTTCAGCCCCGAGGGAGAGGCCACCTGTAGCCTTGCGCTGGCGGCGGCCGGCAGCCAGGTCTTTTTCACCGCCAGCCTGCCTGGTCAAGCCAGCACCTTGTGGGTGAGCAATGGCACAGAGGCAGGCACCCGCCCGGTCACGGAGGCCCTCGTCCCGACCGATGCGGATAGCTTTCCCCAATTCCTGACCCCCGTGGGAGCGCGGCTGTATTTCACCGCCGAGGATGGCGAGCACGGCCGCGAGCTGTGGTTCACCGATGGCCCTGAGTCCTCCGCCCAGCTCGTGATGGATCTGCGCCCTGGCAGCCTCGGTTCAGAGCCGCGCGACCTCGTCGTGCGGGAGGACATCCTGTATTTCTCAGCGGAGGATGGCAGCTCGGGCCGGGAACTCTGGCGGACCGATGGCACGGAGGCAGGCACCTGGGTCGTGAAGGACATCTACCCCGACAGCACCGGTAGCGAGGTCTCCGCCCTGCACCTCTTTGATGATCGTTTGTATTTCCAGGCCACCTCACCTGAGACAGGGCGGGCTCTGTGGATCTCCGACGGCACGGAGGAAGGCACCGTCCTCTTGGCCAATCTGGCGGAGGACACCGAGGGGGTAAAAAACGCCTCTGCCTCTCTCTTCACCGAACATGACGGCTGGCTCTACTTTGCGGTCGAGTCCGACAACGCTCCCGACGTCCGGGGCATCTATCGCACGGATGGCACCCTGGAAAACACCACCAAGCTGACCAGTGCCTCCCACATCGAGACTCTCTTCCTCCGCGCTCCCGTCTCGAACACCTACGGGAACATCTACCCCACCGAGACGCTGCTGTATTTCTCCACGTATGAAGGCGGTGTCCGCACGATCAAATATGCTCGCTTGGGCCAGGTAGCCGTCAGCCTTCACGACTTTAACGGTGTCGGCCTGGCTCCCCCATACCGCTTGAGTGAGACCAGTCTCCGTTATCAAGCAGGCAGCGACACCTACGGCCTCGCTCTGGCATCTGGCGCGCGCTACTCCATCTCCACCAGCCCCTATGAAACGTTTCTCGTTAGGCTTAACAGCCAGAAGGCTGACTATCTGAAGTCTTCGAATCGCGAGCTTTGGCTCTATCATTCCAACTCCCCCCATGTCCGCCTTCTGATCAGTGATGTCCCGCTCGATCCCGAGATCCATCTCCTCGTGGATGGCACACTCATCTTTGCCCAGATCCACAGTGATCAAACCCGCTCGCTGTGGCTGACCCGTGGCACCGTGGCCAGCACCCGCCGACTGTCCGGGCTGCTTTACACCGAGACGCCCCGGCAGGATGGCCAGATCATGCAGCGTGCGGGTGATGCCCTGTATTTCCCGGCTCAATCTCCGGCCTATGGGGTGGAGCTGCACGGCCTCTCCCTCGTCGGTCGTTTGGAAATCATTGATGTGACGCAGGCTGAGAGCCCGATGCTGCTTCCGGATGAAGCCACGGTGGACTTCGGGGTCGCCCCGCTGGCTCGCACGTTGCGTCTGCGCAATGCAGGCCTGCAGGATCTGCCTGCGCTCGCGCTCAGCCTCTCGGAGGCTGAGGCCCCTTTTACCCTCTCCACAACGACCGTCTCCAGCCTTGCGCCCGGAGCAGAATCCACCGTCACCCTCACCTTCACCGGCAGCACCAGCGGCACCCACACGACCACCCTCAGCCTCACGGATGCAACCGAGCCCGCGCCCGCCCAGCCGCTCCAGCAGAGCCTGACCCTAACCGCCCGCCGCATGGAGCCCGGAGAGGCCCCCGTGGTCTGGGCCCAGCCTGCCTCGCAGATCGTTCTCGCCGGGAGCGAAGTGAGCTTCCAGGCCAGCCTCGCCTACCAGGGGAATCTGGAGCACCCCGCCCACTGGCATGAGGAAGGCGGGCCCAATGAGGTCATCCCCACGGGAGGGCCCATCATCACAGGCGCAGGTGGCACTCCCCAGGCCAGCGATGAACCCATCAGCTCTTCCACCACCCTGCGGGTCAAGGCGGAGAAGGCCGCCCGCTATCAGGCCCGGCTGTCCAGCGCCGCCAGCGAGCACGCCTGCCTCGCCATTGTCAAACCAGCCCCCCAGCAGAGCTGTGGCCTCATCGGCCAGACGGTCCGCCTCACCTGTGAGGCCACAGCACCTCCCGGCTGCACCCTCAGCTATCAATGGTATAACTATGGCGACCAACCCCTGGCCAGCATCGACCGCATCCGCGGCAGCCGATCTGCCACGCTGGAGATCCACAACCTCCAAGTTTCCGACCTCACCAGCTACTACTCCAATGGCTATTACTGCGTCGTTACCCTACACGCGCCCGACCGCACCGTCAGCCTCAGCAACGGCATCACTAGCCTGAACATTCTGTATCCGCCGCAGATCCAGATTCCCGGTTACCTCAACAACTTTGTGGGTGAGGAGGTCAGCCTCCAGCTCCACACCAATTACCCGGCAGATCGCTTCACCGTCAAGGGCCTGCCCCCCGGCCTAACCATGAGTGCCTCCGGCCTCATCACGGGTAAGCCCACCAAGGCCCTGCCCTTTTCTCCCACCTATGGAATGGCCGCTCCCTACAGGGTTACCGTCAGCGCCCGCAATGCCGCCGGTGTCTCCGAGGCCCTGACTCTGACCTGGCTCATCCTGCCGCTCTGGAACCCAGGCTCCTACGACGGTCTCTTTGAGCGAAACGGAGCCCTGGATGATGGCAAGGGCCTCGGCAGCCGCATGCAGCTCACCATCACCAGTGCGGGGTCCATCAGCGGCCAACTCCAGCATGAGGGGAAGACCTATCGCTTCTCGACCTACCACCTGACCCACCTGAACAGTTACACCGACAGTTTCGATGCCGAGTTTCCCATCTCGCTGGGCAAAGGCAAACCTCCGCTTACCCTCATCATTCCCCAAGGCGGAGGTTATCAATCCATGGAAGCCACCCTGGAGTTGGCCGAGGGCACCTCTGCGGCGGGCATCCTCTACCGCACCCGCGCCACCGACCTCCGCTACACCCTGCCACCACCCTACGCCTACAAGAAGGGCACCCTCCGCCTGACCTCCCAGGCCCGCCAGGAGACCGACATCGTCCCCCAGGGCCAGGGCTACCTCAGCCTCAGCATCTCTGGCAAAGGAATCGCTGTCTGGAAAGGCAAGCTCGCCGATGGCACCGCCCTCAGTGGCAGTGCGAACCTGACCCTCACTGGGCCTGGGGACGACGGCCCCAGCTTAGCCCTGCGTCAGGAGCTCTACAAAGGCCGCGCCTCCCTCCTCGGCTGGATCGTCATGGGCTTCCCCTATGACGGTGCCCTCGACTTTAGCGGCACGCTCACTTGGTTCAAACCCGCCCAGCCCAGCACCAGCAAAGACCGCCTCTATCAAGACGGTATTCCCCTGCATGACCTCCAGCTCATGGGCGGCAGCTACACGCCCCCTGCACGTGGCGAGATGCTCTTTGGCCTAACGGCAAATGAACCCGGTGACACCACGCCTAATCTCACCTTCACCGCCTCTGGCTCGAATCTCCCCGATGCGACCTTCCAGCAGGACCTTCTCCTCAGTGCGGGCCATAAGATCAAGCTCTCTCCGCTCAGCCCCGACACCCCGCTGCGCAGCCTCAGCTTCAACCCCAAGACCGGCACCTTCAAAGGCAGCTTCACCCTCCTCCATGAGAGTGACAAGAAACTCCACCGCACCGCCACCCTCGAGGGCATCCTGCCTAACCAGATGAGCGACCAGGCCTCCGGCTTCTTCCTCCTGCCCGATCTCCCCGAGGCCGAGGGCGAGACACTGAAGAACACCGCCATTCAATCCGGGAAGGTGGAGATCACCCTACCGGAGGGATAA
- a CDS encoding NACHT domain-containing protein — MADPATSSFLTGAASKLGSFVWDQLTKAAPDLLKKFKEKRAMEQAVENYLSRYMDAYGSIKPIGMTHAIPLEQIYTEVQLTTEDLRLHFSEKMIEKTALSELRRTLNERQIRKQDGIDAANQFQRMLVVGNPGGGKSIYLQRIGWECLRSHGIRAQGHSGEPRYQPELLPVLLELKRCRSDEKASLVELLAREFADCGFPESVPMVEALLKAGKLLVLLDALDEVAQDRVEAVVQDAQSMVRRYPECRFIISCRIAFRHDYFRDFKDVTLLEFSDEQISRFIHNWFCDAEQKEAKIALSFVRELHRPEHKATLELARSPVLLGYLCVGYQGSLQLSSNRAEIYRRALDIFLQEWNARNLKTAHIRQLHASLPADTELLMLAQIAYRAMQEERFFLTRDEWIREIREFMTDLVEKPKTLPVGDILDGIAVSQGLVVQRSHQDWSFSHLTLQEYLAAYHIDQNGLMEITIRNYLGEKRWEEVFLILAGMKPGILLQEMIVTANAKIHDKNPSWTHWRDRLNAWDVDGDPEWSLERLAITKLIGASIYQMVKIAGPDTLDFAMSQDRALFLHSALESARDLAIVCDRTLVRDLSRVLDIERALSLNAGLDDIKSFAHAQGVLDNQEARLKKHALERAILRTRSLARVLANEFIRLLDSLTWVSQTIRDDLMHLEASSELINGEKDSLEGLLPPLESPSAFNRYFSTFLLIHRCKKAGAHKLKASEWQKVLEQIF, encoded by the coding sequence ATGGCAGATCCCGCAACGTCCTCCTTCCTCACTGGTGCCGCGAGTAAGTTAGGCAGCTTCGTTTGGGATCAGCTCACCAAGGCCGCCCCGGACTTATTGAAAAAGTTCAAGGAGAAGCGGGCGATGGAACAAGCGGTGGAAAACTACCTCTCCCGCTACATGGATGCCTACGGCAGCATCAAGCCCATCGGCATGACCCACGCCATCCCGCTGGAGCAGATTTACACGGAGGTGCAACTGACAACGGAAGATCTTCGACTGCATTTCAGTGAAAAAATGATAGAAAAGACAGCTCTCAGTGAACTGAGGCGGACCCTGAATGAAAGACAAATTAGAAAGCAAGATGGAATTGATGCAGCAAACCAATTCCAGCGCATGCTGGTGGTGGGGAATCCGGGCGGCGGCAAGAGCATCTACCTGCAAAGGATCGGCTGGGAGTGCCTGCGCAGTCATGGCATCCGCGCTCAGGGGCACAGTGGAGAGCCGCGTTATCAGCCCGAGTTGCTGCCTGTGCTCTTGGAACTCAAACGCTGTCGCAGTGATGAGAAGGCCTCGTTGGTGGAGCTGTTAGCCAGGGAGTTTGCCGACTGTGGTTTCCCCGAGAGTGTGCCTATGGTGGAGGCCCTGCTGAAGGCCGGGAAACTCCTTGTTTTGCTGGATGCCCTGGATGAGGTGGCTCAAGATCGTGTCGAGGCGGTGGTGCAGGATGCCCAATCAATGGTTCGCCGTTATCCGGAGTGCCGGTTCATCATCTCTTGTCGTATTGCTTTCCGGCATGACTATTTCAGGGACTTTAAGGACGTCACGCTTCTTGAATTTTCTGATGAACAGATTTCACGTTTCATTCATAACTGGTTTTGTGATGCCGAACAAAAAGAAGCAAAAATAGCATTGAGTTTTGTGCGGGAATTACATCGTCCAGAGCACAAAGCCACGCTTGAATTGGCCCGAAGTCCTGTCCTATTAGGGTATCTTTGTGTTGGCTATCAGGGTAGCCTCCAGCTCTCAAGTAATCGCGCTGAGATTTATAGGCGGGCTCTGGATATCTTTTTGCAAGAATGGAATGCCAGAAATCTAAAAACAGCACATATACGCCAGTTGCATGCAAGTTTGCCTGCCGATACTGAACTCTTGATGCTAGCCCAAATTGCCTACAGGGCGATGCAGGAAGAGCGCTTTTTTCTAACTCGAGATGAATGGATTCGTGAAATTCGCGAGTTTATGACGGACTTAGTTGAAAAGCCCAAAACCTTGCCTGTGGGAGACATCTTGGATGGTATTGCAGTTAGCCAAGGGCTGGTTGTTCAGCGCTCTCATCAAGATTGGTCTTTCTCTCACCTGACTTTGCAAGAGTACTTGGCTGCATATCATATCGACCAAAATGGTCTGATGGAGATCACTATAAGAAATTATTTAGGAGAGAAGCGCTGGGAGGAAGTCTTTCTCATTTTGGCGGGTATGAAACCGGGTATACTTTTGCAGGAAATGATTGTCACCGCCAATGCAAAGATACATGATAAAAACCCCAGTTGGACGCATTGGCGTGATCGACTCAATGCATGGGATGTTGACGGAGACCCCGAGTGGTCACTCGAAAGGTTGGCGATTACGAAATTGATCGGCGCTAGTATTTATCAGATGGTGAAGATTGCGGGGCCGGACACCCTAGACTTTGCAATGTCTCAAGATAGAGCACTGTTTCTTCACAGTGCGCTCGAAAGTGCTCGTGATCTTGCGATTGTGTGTGATCGAACACTTGTTCGTGATTTATCACGAGTTCTTGACATTGAGCGTGCGCTTTCTTTGAATGCAGGTCTCGACGATATCAAATCCTTTGCTCATGCTCAGGGGGTTTTAGACAATCAAGAAGCGAGACTTAAAAAGCATGCTCTTGAGCGTGCGATTTTGCGCACTCGCTCACTCGCTCGAGTTCTCGCTAACGAGTTCATCCGCCTCTTGGATTCATTGACTTGGGTTTCTCAAACAATCCGAGATGATTTGATGCATCTGGAAGCTTCTTCTGAATTGATCAATGGAGAAAAAGATTCTTTGGAAGGATTACTTCCGCCTCTGGAATCGCCATCTGCTTTTAATCGCTACTTCTCTACTTTTTTACTTATTCATCGCTGTAAAAAAGCGGGTGCACATAAACTCAAGGCCTCAGAATGGCAGAAGGTGTTGGAGCAGATCTTTTAG